The nucleotide window TAGTGCGCCATCTTTCGAGTCGCTTCTCAGCCACGCGGCACAATGTTTGCATTCAAATTCAAAGACTGGCTCCGCGACTTGGGCTTTTTCGGCCACGCTTCATTTGGCCCGCTATGCTTTTTATGATAACTTCGTGaccatctctcgctcgatAACTTGGCGATCCGAGCTCTTCGCTTTTTCTGGGTCACCGCGGGCCGATTGTCCTCCAGAACACCATCCAGATCGGTCGATCGACACTCGTGGCCCTTACCGCTTCGCTTCACCCCTTTCGTAGATCCTGCTGACGTCGCTGGTAGCGGTGTGTTCGTGCGCGCGGCTAGACAACAACTACCTgcccccaccgggggccgcaTCTTCTGGCGGTGGGCCCGGACTAACGGCGCCCTCGCCGGCTGGCGGTGGATTCGGTAGTAAACCCGCCGGTGGACCTCCAGCCGCCGGTCCCGGATTCGGTGGCTCTGGACCTGGAGCCGGTGGGTTCGGTGGCCCACAGGGCGCAGGTGGCTTCGGAGGGCCCGCATCCCGACCGGGAGCGAGcgctcccggggccggagcgcGTCCTCCATCGCCCGCCTACGGACCACCGGGCGGTGGATTTGGCGGTGGAGCTCCTTCATCCTTCGGAGGTGCGGCACCTGCGTCatccttcggtggtggtggtggtgcaccgtCCGGTGGATTCGGTGCTCCGGGCGGCTCGGCTGGATTCGGGGGTGGGTCTGCCGGGGGCGCTCCCGCAGCTCCGGCCGGTCCGAGTCAACCGCCGATCGAGATCATCTCGTACGAGAACATGAACAACGGCGACGGGAGCTACAAGTACAGGCAAGTATTTACCCCGATcccgctgctggccgctgtTCCCTCTAAACCCGTGTTTGTATCCACCAGCTACGAGACGGCG belongs to Anopheles cruzii unplaced genomic scaffold, idAnoCruzAS_RS32_06 scaffold00953_ctg1, whole genome shotgun sequence and includes:
- the LOC128276338 gene encoding LOW QUALITY PROTEIN: pupal cuticle protein 36-like (The sequence of the model RefSeq protein was modified relative to this genomic sequence to represent the inferred CDS: substituted 1 base at 1 genomic stop codon), yielding HHPDRSIDTRGPYRFASPLSXILLTSLVAVCSCARLDNNYLPPPGAASSGGGPGLTAPSPAGGGFGSKPAGGPPAAGPGFGGSGPGAGGFGGPQGAGGFGGPASRPGASAPGAGARPPSPAYGPPGGGFGGGAPSSFGGAAPASSFGGGGGAPSGGFGAPGGSAGFGGGSAGGAPAAPAGPSQPPIEIISYENMNNGDGSYKYSYETANGIKVQEQGEVKNKGSENEIQSVQGSYSYTAPDGQVITVTYIADENGFQPQGDHLPTPPPIPEEIRKALEATAAAQAAGGAGGQGGYPGGAGKPAGGYPGSVTGSGGYPSGAGAPGGGARPGGGPAGAGQAGYPSGGPSSAGGYPSAGGSAAPGGSAGYPSGGPTAGARPSAPGRPSGNGSFNPQSGYQY